From the genome of Deinococcus sp. JMULE3, one region includes:
- a CDS encoding P1 family peptidase, whose amino-acid sequence MTPNLTLTAIPGVRVGHWTHAQARTGCTVILLPPAGAVASASFLGPSPGTREGVLLAPEKKVERIHALLLTGGSAFGLAAASGVVRVLEERGVGHETPWARVPIVPAAVIYDLGVGRADVRPGDAEGEQAARAASSDPVPRGLVGAGTGATAGKYLGRGAVPGGLGSVLLERHGVRVGALAVVNPIGDVLDERGGVLAGPGVGPGAAAFTPGDAENTTLVAVVTEHTLSKAECRRLADAAQAALARVIHPSHTFWDGDSAFMVSTGTLPAADPMLLGALVQEAVCAAVRDAVRCSNPTS is encoded by the coding sequence ATGACCCCGAACCTCACCCTGACCGCCATTCCTGGCGTGCGCGTGGGCCACTGGACGCACGCCCAGGCCCGCACGGGCTGCACGGTGATCCTGCTGCCCCCGGCGGGCGCGGTGGCGTCCGCGTCGTTCCTGGGCCCCAGCCCCGGCACGCGAGAGGGCGTGCTGCTCGCCCCGGAGAAGAAGGTGGAGCGCATTCACGCGCTGCTTTTGACGGGCGGGAGTGCCTTCGGGCTGGCGGCGGCGTCGGGCGTGGTGCGGGTGCTGGAGGAACGCGGCGTGGGCCATGAGACGCCCTGGGCGCGCGTGCCGATCGTGCCCGCTGCCGTGATCTACGACCTGGGCGTGGGCCGCGCGGACGTCCGCCCCGGCGACGCCGAGGGAGAACAGGCAGCGCGGGCCGCCAGCAGCGACCCCGTGCCGCGTGGTCTGGTCGGGGCGGGCACCGGGGCGACCGCCGGGAAGTACCTGGGTCGGGGTGCCGTGCCGGGCGGGCTGGGCAGCGTGCTGCTGGAACGCCACGGGGTGCGGGTGGGGGCGCTGGCGGTCGTGAACCCCATCGGGGACGTGCTGGACGAGCGGGGCGGCGTGCTGGCCGGGCCGGGCGTGGGGCCGGGCGCGGCGGCGTTCACGCCGGGCGACGCGGAGAACACCACGCTCGTCGCGGTCGTCACCGAGCACACCCTGAGCAAGGCGGAGTGCCGGCGGCTGGCGGACGCGGCGCAGGCGGCGCTGGCGCGTGTCATCCACCCCAGCCACACCTTCTGGGACGGAGACAGTGCGTTCATGGTCAGCACGGGGACGCTCCCGGCCGCCGACCCCATGCTGCTGGGCGCCCTGGTGCAGGAGGCGGTGTGCGCGGCGGTGCGGGACGCGGTGCGGTGCTCAAATCCGACCTCTTGA
- a CDS encoding peptidase C39 family protein, translated as MKRGPLLPTLVLSASLLSPGAEALTMTYPNSTTTIHEQPGDWAGGEGRGAVAGAAGLSLTSGATSGTWTSAPIRVPAFDELVPSWNAVTPARGSVSVEVRAQNAGGWTRWFSFGTWSDAGDRASLDGQKDRAGQVLTDTLRLTAKASAVQYRVTLRGAGTAVRLVALNTSDRARRSEALGAPGNRAAWGREVRVPQRSQMLYPDGGEVWCSPTSVSMILAKHGVNVTVPDAARGTFDRTYDGTGNWAFNAAYAGARGMRAVVLRLPSLAAAETFTAQGTPLAVSLGWKAGELPGAPLPTSGGHLMVLTGFDPQGNPVLNDPAAPSDALVRRTYPRAAFERLWLGHSGGLAYLITPR; from the coding sequence ATGAAACGCGGTCCCCTGCTGCCGACCCTCGTCCTGTCAGCGTCCCTGCTCAGCCCGGGCGCGGAGGCCCTCACGATGACGTACCCGAACTCCACCACCACCATCCACGAGCAGCCCGGCGACTGGGCCGGCGGCGAGGGACGCGGCGCGGTCGCGGGCGCCGCGGGCCTGAGCCTCACGTCCGGCGCGACGAGCGGCACCTGGACCTCCGCCCCCATCCGCGTGCCCGCCTTCGACGAACTGGTGCCCTCGTGGAACGCCGTGACGCCGGCCCGCGGCAGCGTCAGCGTGGAGGTCCGCGCGCAGAACGCGGGGGGCTGGACCCGCTGGTTCAGCTTCGGCACCTGGAGCGACGCCGGGGACCGCGCCAGCCTGGACGGTCAGAAGGACCGCGCCGGGCAGGTCCTGACCGACACGCTGCGCCTGACCGCCAAGGCCAGCGCCGTGCAGTACCGCGTGACGCTGCGCGGCGCCGGGACCGCCGTGCGACTGGTGGCGCTGAACACCAGTGACCGCGCCCGCCGCAGCGAGGCACTGGGTGCCCCCGGCAACCGCGCCGCGTGGGGCAGGGAGGTCCGGGTGCCGCAGCGGTCCCAGATGCTCTACCCGGACGGCGGGGAGGTCTGGTGCAGTCCCACCAGCGTCTCGATGATCCTCGCGAAGCACGGCGTGAACGTCACGGTGCCCGACGCGGCGCGCGGCACCTTCGACCGCACGTACGACGGCACCGGCAACTGGGCCTTCAACGCCGCGTACGCCGGGGCGCGCGGGATGCGCGCGGTCGTGCTGCGCCTGCCCAGCCTCGCCGCCGCCGAGACGTTCACCGCGCAGGGCACCCCGCTGGCCGTCAGCCTCGGCTGGAAGGCCGGGGAGCTGCCGGGCGCGCCGCTGCCCACCTCGGGCGGGCACCTGATGGTCCTGACCGGCTTCGACCCGCAGGGCAACCCGGTCCTGAACGACCCCGCCGCGCCCAGCGACGCCCTCGTGCGCCGCACGTACCCGCGCGCCGCGTTCGAACGGCTGTGGCTGGGCCACTCGGGCGGGCTTGCCTACCTGATCACGCCCCGCTGA
- a CDS encoding pilus assembly PilX N-terminal domain-containing protein — protein MHRSAQLRLGARDQGVALVVTLLFTGIVLMIIVMTSATLVTGARSGGADERRAYQALLAAESGLNTVMVRVNRRLSTTPYTGSTQAALQAWLAGLNTDPDAALFPATLTFTPKSGDVFTVESRGAASGAVKVALQDFRLTPVFLSGGMRLRAALTSLPRINANGSSKITGTSGRGQITTLATGLTAALGSAGVTATVKDASGLRTGDYVQVPSTTGPRFRVTGINGTQVNLTSVPGTLATALVATAGTGVDLLLNAAAQTTTSVTDPLTQRVSNATDFTVGETVTVGGFKAKVTALSSSGSAPDGLVLDWLAGQPASIPEGTEITRDLSAMRSASTIEVKDAQNALDSFGMDGSNDCQLVDKKLVNCEGEGDPLLTNGSSLEADRFFTQQLLGLSDEQLNDLVPISYPDASGNFPPMVNALRRIRAQDFDAMLKNGTSSGVLIVDGDINSNVNGNTTFDGFIYFRGNQGGKFNGNLTVNGAVAVRGGPIEGITTDDVVTDITGNLTVNFNAVKLRQMLMTTRGGLHLSDTQGTWRQR, from the coding sequence ATGCACAGGTCAGCTCAGCTGCGGCTCGGGGCGCGCGACCAGGGGGTGGCGCTGGTCGTCACGCTGCTGTTCACCGGCATCGTCCTGATGATCATCGTGATGACCAGCGCCACGCTGGTCACCGGGGCGCGCAGCGGCGGCGCCGACGAGCGCCGCGCCTACCAGGCCCTGCTGGCCGCCGAGAGCGGCCTGAACACCGTCATGGTCCGCGTCAACCGCCGCCTGAGCACCACGCCGTACACCGGCAGCACCCAGGCGGCCCTGCAGGCCTGGCTGGCCGGACTGAACACCGACCCCGACGCGGCGCTGTTCCCCGCCACCCTGACCTTCACCCCGAAAAGCGGGGACGTCTTCACCGTCGAGTCGCGCGGCGCGGCCAGCGGCGCCGTGAAGGTCGCCCTGCAGGACTTCCGGCTGACCCCGGTGTTCCTGTCGGGCGGCATGCGCCTGCGCGCCGCGCTGACGTCCCTGCCACGCATCAACGCCAACGGCAGCTCGAAGATCACCGGCACGTCGGGCCGCGGCCAGATCACCACCCTGGCCACCGGCCTGACCGCCGCCCTCGGCAGCGCCGGAGTGACCGCGACCGTCAAGGACGCCAGTGGACTGCGGACCGGCGACTACGTGCAGGTGCCATCCACAACCGGGCCGCGTTTCCGCGTGACCGGCATCAACGGCACGCAGGTGAACCTGACCAGCGTGCCCGGCACGCTCGCCACCGCCCTGGTCGCCACCGCCGGGACCGGCGTGGACCTGCTGCTGAACGCCGCGGCGCAGACGACCACCAGCGTCACCGATCCCCTGACGCAGCGCGTGTCGAACGCCACGGACTTCACGGTCGGCGAGACTGTCACCGTCGGCGGATTCAAGGCGAAGGTCACCGCGCTGAGCAGCAGCGGCAGCGCGCCCGACGGGCTGGTCCTGGACTGGCTGGCCGGACAGCCCGCCAGCATCCCCGAAGGCACCGAAATCACGCGCGACCTGTCCGCCATGCGCAGCGCCAGCACCATCGAGGTCAAGGACGCCCAGAACGCCCTGGACAGCTTCGGCATGGACGGCAGCAACGACTGCCAGCTGGTGGACAAGAAACTCGTGAACTGCGAGGGCGAGGGCGACCCCCTGCTCACGAACGGCTCCTCGCTGGAAGCCGACAGGTTCTTCACGCAGCAGTTGCTGGGCCTGAGCGACGAACAGCTGAACGACCTCGTCCCCATCTCGTATCCGGACGCCAGCGGGAACTTCCCGCCCATGGTGAACGCCCTGCGCCGCATCCGCGCGCAGGACTTCGACGCGATGCTGAAAAACGGCACGTCCAGCGGCGTACTGATCGTGGACGGCGACATCAACTCCAACGTGAACGGCAACACCACCTTCGACGGGTTCATCTACTTCCGGGGCAACCAGGGCGGGAAATTCAACGGGAACCTCACGGTGAACGGCGCGGTCGCCGTGCGCGGCGGTCCCATCGAGGGCATCACCACCGATGACGTCGTCACGGACATCACCGGGAACCTCACCGTGAACTTCAACGCCGTGAAACTCCGCCAGATGCTCATGACCACCCGCGGCGGCCTGCACCTGAGCGACACCCAGGGCACCTGGAGGCAGCGGTGA
- a CDS encoding prepilin-type N-terminal cleavage/methylation domain-containing protein, with product MKAGFTLLEVLIVLVIVGILAALGLGSYTRWRASSAVGEGTQVFTQAVNAARTGAKRLNTCQEIRLTATSASPSLTLRAYPGSSCSGTPTTRTLLLPAGVQASLDSGANSLAFTAPYGSTDASPAQFQVYWAANPSITRLVRITGIFGKVIVK from the coding sequence GTGAAGGCCGGATTCACCCTGCTGGAGGTGCTGATCGTCCTGGTGATCGTGGGCATCCTGGCCGCGCTGGGCCTGGGCAGTTACACCCGCTGGCGGGCCAGCAGCGCCGTCGGCGAGGGCACGCAGGTGTTCACGCAGGCCGTGAATGCCGCCCGCACCGGCGCCAAACGCCTCAACACCTGCCAGGAGATCCGGCTCACGGCCACCAGCGCCAGCCCCTCCCTGACGCTGCGCGCCTATCCCGGCAGCAGCTGCAGCGGCACCCCCACCACCCGCACCCTGCTCCTCCCGGCCGGGGTGCAGGCCAGCCTGGACAGCGGCGCGAACAGCCTCGCGTTCACCGCGCCGTACGGTTCCACCGACGCCTCCCCGGCGCAGTTCCAGGTGTACTGGGCGGCAAATCCCAGCATCACGCGGCTCGTGCGGATCACGGGCATCTTCGGGAAGGTGATCGTCAAATGA
- a CDS encoding prepilin-type N-terminal cleavage/methylation domain-containing protein, giving the protein MNNGPREAGLTLIEVLIALAIFTVLSVAVLGALPILFKVNRSTQNDQAVTVAAKAFMESVRTGYSTQGTFDAGTLPASPDTSLMGGLTCAATQSNPVAAWVSPSGGPMLRRVTLTCKGAGQPDYTFTLDFGRPSS; this is encoded by the coding sequence ATGAACAACGGACCCCGCGAGGCGGGCCTGACCCTGATCGAGGTCCTGATCGCCCTGGCGATCTTCACGGTGCTGAGCGTCGCCGTGCTGGGCGCCCTGCCCATCCTGTTCAAGGTGAACCGCAGCACCCAGAACGACCAGGCGGTCACGGTCGCCGCCAAGGCCTTCATGGAATCCGTCCGCACCGGGTACAGCACCCAGGGCACCTTCGACGCGGGCACGCTGCCCGCCTCGCCCGACACCAGCCTGATGGGCGGCCTGACCTGCGCCGCCACCCAGAGCAACCCGGTCGCGGCGTGGGTGTCCCCCAGCGGCGGGCCGATGCTGCGCCGCGTCACCCTGACCTGCAAGGGCGCCGGGCAACCGGACTACACCTTCACGCTGGACTTCGGACGGCCCAGCTCATGA
- a CDS encoding prepilin-type N-terminal cleavage/methylation domain-containing protein: MRREAGLTLIEILIALGIMGVVMVLITNWQTDTLNLTTRTNATGRGLTELNDLTGYVGDRVRAAQRVRVATSGLSVNSGSGNACSTLNPCLAAVLPDTDLMTGTVTRYVLYVYRLEKRSVVTLDKTPDDWAESNVQVLREYRSGDTATTPVNCVPAAGQTFETATGAGCADMRNLAGLTSVGGFNPYVVADYLTPADQLPGGAAPFEWNAATRSVTLRVQFRQQAGGRVTTLPPTQAYALNVRARNVP; the protein is encoded by the coding sequence ATGAGGCGCGAGGCGGGCCTGACCCTGATCGAGATCCTGATCGCGCTGGGCATCATGGGCGTCGTGATGGTCCTGATCACGAACTGGCAGACCGACACCCTGAACCTCACCACCCGCACGAACGCCACCGGGCGCGGCCTGACCGAACTGAACGACCTGACCGGCTACGTCGGGGACCGCGTGCGCGCCGCGCAGCGCGTCCGGGTCGCCACGTCGGGCCTGAGCGTGAACAGCGGCAGCGGCAACGCCTGCTCGACCCTGAACCCGTGCCTGGCGGCCGTGCTGCCCGACACGGACCTCATGACCGGCACCGTCACGCGCTACGTGCTGTACGTGTACCGCCTGGAGAAACGCTCGGTGGTCACGCTGGACAAGACCCCGGACGACTGGGCGGAAAGCAACGTGCAGGTCCTGCGCGAGTACCGCAGCGGCGACACCGCCACCACACCCGTGAACTGCGTGCCTGCAGCCGGGCAGACCTTCGAGACGGCGACCGGCGCGGGCTGCGCGGACATGCGCAACCTCGCCGGGCTGACCTCGGTGGGAGGCTTCAACCCGTACGTCGTGGCGGATTACCTGACGCCCGCCGACCAGCTGCCCGGAGGCGCCGCCCCCTTCGAGTGGAACGCCGCCACGAGGTCCGTCACGCTGCGCGTCCAGTTCCGCCAGCAGGCCGGTGGGCGCGTCACGACCCTGCCCCCCACCCAGGCGTACGCCCTGAACGTCCGCGCACGCAACGTCCCCTGA
- a CDS encoding glycoside hydrolase family 3 C-terminal domain-containing protein, with protein sequence MTQMPALTDLDALLDQLTLEEQVALLSGADAWRTAAVPRLNIPPLKVSDGPAGVRGGGPLIGGRRTAAYPVGIALGATWNPDLLREVGASLAREARDKGATVLLAPTINVFRSSLNGRNFENYAEDPVLTGRLAAAYVQGLQAGGVGATPKHFAGNESEFQRGTIDSVIDERTLRELYLRPFEIVVKEARPWAIMTAYNRLNGPYCSQHPWLLQKVLRREWGFTGLVMSDWGGTHSAAEGVLAGLDLEMPGPAVARKPLLEQAQADPEVRAGVRERARAVLHLLARTGTLTEPLDVADDHERDTEYPQTRALIRRAGTEGLVLLKNSGGALPLPAGARVAVIGPNAEAAQVMGGGSAQMNAHRRVSPAEGLREGGRVSVVGSAEGTGHERYLPVPQVETRIEYRDQAGGPVIGQDTRPQAEVMFFGLPDGVNPDAFHATITVTVDAPHDGKYEVSLGSAGLSRLSVDGQLTVNNWEDWSIGELYFSFGSGERRASVHLSEGRHTLSVEYTPHVMDIGITPFNAVRVGFRARPDGDRLARAVALAAQADWVVLCVGTTGEWETEGVDRAGLTLPGDQDALVEAVLDVNPNVVVVLQTGGPVEMPWLSRVPAVMQAWFAGQEVGHAVADVLTGLAEPGGRLPQTFPHSLVDDPTHPLTPDVQYPGEDGRVEYREGLYTGYRHVDRSGVTPLFPFGFGLSFTTFTLGAAQLHAPAFPQEAATVTVPVTNTGARPGSTVAQLYVQPPQGRVDRPLKELRAFAKVHLNPGQTGDAVLTVTPRDLAYFDVAAQAWVADPGEYVLHVGQSSANLSTQVTLTLAQEWREALPDAD encoded by the coding sequence ATGACCCAGATGCCTGCCCTGACCGATCTCGACGCTCTGCTGGACCAGTTGACGCTGGAGGAACAGGTGGCCCTGCTGTCCGGTGCGGACGCGTGGCGCACCGCTGCCGTGCCGCGCCTGAACATCCCCCCGCTGAAGGTGAGTGACGGACCGGCGGGCGTGCGGGGCGGCGGGCCGCTGATCGGCGGGCGGCGCACGGCGGCGTACCCGGTGGGGATCGCGCTGGGCGCGACGTGGAACCCGGACCTGCTGCGCGAGGTCGGAGCGTCCCTGGCGCGCGAGGCACGGGACAAGGGCGCGACGGTCCTGCTCGCGCCGACCATCAACGTGTTCCGGTCCTCGCTGAACGGCCGGAACTTCGAAAACTACGCCGAGGACCCTGTCCTGACCGGTCGGCTCGCGGCGGCGTACGTGCAGGGCCTGCAGGCGGGCGGGGTGGGGGCCACGCCGAAGCACTTCGCGGGGAACGAATCGGAATTCCAGCGGGGCACCATCGATTCGGTGATCGACGAGCGGACGCTGCGGGAACTGTACCTGCGGCCCTTCGAGATCGTGGTGAAGGAGGCACGTCCCTGGGCGATCATGACGGCGTACAACCGCCTGAACGGCCCGTACTGCTCGCAGCACCCGTGGCTGCTCCAGAAGGTGCTGCGGCGCGAGTGGGGCTTCACGGGGCTGGTCATGAGCGACTGGGGCGGCACGCACTCGGCGGCCGAGGGCGTCCTGGCGGGCCTGGACCTGGAGATGCCCGGCCCGGCGGTGGCCAGAAAGCCGCTGCTGGAGCAGGCGCAGGCGGACCCGGAGGTCCGCGCGGGCGTGCGTGAGCGGGCGCGGGCAGTGCTGCACCTGCTCGCCCGCACGGGTACCCTGACCGAGCCGCTGGACGTCGCGGACGACCACGAGCGCGACACCGAGTACCCCCAGACGCGCGCCCTGATCCGCCGCGCGGGGACCGAGGGGCTGGTGCTGCTGAAGAACAGCGGCGGCGCGCTGCCCCTGCCCGCCGGGGCGCGGGTGGCGGTGATCGGCCCGAACGCCGAGGCGGCGCAGGTGATGGGCGGCGGCAGCGCGCAGATGAACGCCCACCGCCGCGTCTCCCCCGCCGAGGGCCTGCGCGAAGGGGGCCGCGTGAGCGTGGTCGGCAGCGCCGAGGGCACCGGGCACGAGCGGTACCTGCCGGTGCCGCAGGTCGAGACGCGCATCGAGTACCGCGATCAGGCGGGCGGCCCGGTGATCGGGCAGGACACGCGCCCGCAGGCGGAGGTGATGTTCTTCGGCCTCCCGGACGGAGTGAACCCGGACGCGTTCCACGCGACCATCACCGTCACGGTGGACGCCCCGCACGACGGCAAATACGAGGTGAGCCTGGGCAGCGCGGGCCTCAGCCGCCTGTCGGTGGACGGCCAGCTGACCGTGAACAACTGGGAGGACTGGAGCATCGGGGAGCTGTACTTCTCGTTCGGGTCCGGGGAGCGCCGCGCGTCCGTTCACCTGAGTGAGGGGCGGCACACGCTGAGCGTGGAGTACACGCCGCACGTCATGGACATCGGCATCACGCCCTTCAACGCGGTGCGGGTGGGCTTCCGCGCCCGTCCGGACGGGGACCGGTTGGCCCGCGCCGTCGCCCTGGCCGCGCAGGCGGACTGGGTAGTGCTGTGCGTCGGCACGACCGGTGAGTGGGAAACCGAGGGCGTGGACCGCGCAGGCCTCACCCTGCCCGGCGATCAGGACGCGCTGGTGGAGGCCGTGCTGGACGTCAACCCGAACGTCGTGGTGGTCCTCCAGACGGGCGGCCCGGTCGAGATGCCGTGGCTCAGCCGCGTGCCCGCCGTGATGCAGGCGTGGTTCGCGGGGCAGGAGGTCGGGCATGCCGTCGCGGACGTCCTGACCGGACTGGCCGAACCCGGCGGGCGCCTCCCGCAGACGTTCCCGCACTCCCTGGTGGACGACCCCACCCACCCGCTCACACCGGACGTGCAGTACCCCGGCGAGGACGGCCGCGTCGAGTACCGCGAGGGCCTGTACACCGGGTACCGCCACGTGGACCGCTCGGGCGTGACGCCGCTGTTCCCGTTCGGCTTCGGCCTGAGCTTCACGACGTTCACGCTGGGCGCCGCGCAGCTGCACGCCCCGGCCTTCCCGCAGGAGGCGGCGACCGTGACGGTCCCGGTCACGAACACCGGAGCACGGCCCGGCAGCACCGTCGCGCAGCTGTACGTGCAGCCCCCACAGGGCCGCGTGGACCGCCCGCTGAAGGAACTCCGCGCCTTCGCGAAGGTCCACCTGAACCCCGGCCAGACCGGCGACGCCGTGCTGACCGTCACGCCGCGCGACCTCGCGTACTTCGACGTGGCCGCGCAGGCGTGGGTGGCCGACCCCGGCGAGTACGTCCTGCACGTCGGGCAGAGCAGCGCCAACCTGAGCACGCAGGTCACGCTGACCCTCGCGCAGGAGTGGCGCGAGGCCCTGCCCGACGCCGACTGA